DNA sequence from the Malus domestica chromosome 06, GDT2T_hap1 genome:
GTAAAAAACGCGAAACTAAATTAGCAAAACTCATTGCAAAATCCTACAAACCTAGCAACATTTTTACAGCTCCCTAAAATACTTCCAACCATTCACTGCATCATCTCGTGTAAATCAGATCGTGATCCGCGGGCTGTCACATCTCAGAAGTAAACCATGCCAATTGGGGTCTCAAATATCTACATCTGAGTACTATTAAGTGTCACGTTTCACTCTAAATTGCACTGCAAGAAAATTTTGCTTACATCTTCCCTACAACCAGTCACCTAACTTCACCAAAACCATGATGTGAAATATCTCCAACCCAATTTCTTGACCTACATTTCCttttttctataaaattttgaaaaagtaaataaaacaaattaaaaacttaCAAGGTACTACTTGAAAAACCCATTTCAGCAAATGTATCAATGTAGATCACAGCTCAGAACAACATCAACCCAAAACTTAATTTTTCCAATTAACGCAATTCGACAGAGGAATTCACCAATTCAGCTCAAAAGCCACTAAAAAGGCCAAAATataatggaaaagaaaaagaaccaaaaGAAACCAGTTGGACGAGCATTTAAAACTGTTCGTACTCAAAGATGTGTAGGAGTTTCTACTCAAAGATGAGCAGGAGTTCCTGCTCAAAATTGTTTGTGCCAATTCATAAAACCTCGTGTTTATTATTGGaattgttcatattataaatcactctaGAGATGATTTGTATAAAAAATGAATTGATAAAAGTATTACGAACCGtctatatatttgatataataAATTGACCACACGgcctttattttaatttatttttgcagAGATGATAATTGCATAGTGATTCATAatataaattgttttgatcATAAGCAAAACTCTGATTTGAAAAGTATTGAGTAGGAGCAGTCAAATATTATTCTTTAAATACTGAAAAGAAATAAGAGAAATGCAAAAATCGTACAAAAAATACCtcagaaaaattaagaaattgggACTTACCAATACAAAGGAGAGGAGACTCGAAGCGTCTCAGGAGAGTTAGAAATTTTTAGGAGTCGCACAATTTGCGTGTGGGAGAAGGCATTGAAACCCCTATGGTACGTGTCACTATGCGCTTTCCACCAAAACTAATTTTTGTCACTAGAAATGAATATAACCTACATAAAACGGGTTAACCACCACCGTGACTTCTTGTTAAATAAAACAATGATATGAGTAAGCGTCATAAAAAATGCTACATtcacaaataaaattaataaatacttaaaaatttTGATAATTGAGTTATGAGAAAATTTTACTAGGAATTGGCAATACTTGTTTTCATACATAACAAGAATAGCCAAGTTGGTTAGAGCAATGTTGATCTCTTGCACTCATGCTTAAATTATCTTCCCGTACGCTTTTTTAATACAAGCGATAGGAAGTGGCAACCTGCTCGAATAATGAGAAGTGTTTCTAAAATCTTAACTGAGGACCCATTTCAAATAGGGtaatgttatccacacacccatctTTACATCTGATATCTTCTAAATTTTCAGCCGTTGGatcgaataaattaaaaaaaaatcaatgaacaaaaatcaataaaaacgtGAGAGAGGTTAAAAAGTGCTTAAGTACCACAACATTTCAAATAATGCAGACTTTGGACTGCCGGAATATCCATCATCCGGTCCATGGACCCAATGTTGTAAATGAACGACATGTCGTGTAAGAGATGATGGTTACAGATGATTTCAACAGAAGCACATCAAAAATGAAGGCGGCCACTGCGTACTTAAATCCACAAGTATCATATCTTCCATTTCCtcaaagaaatttgcatctaaCACACTCACAAATCAAAATTCACTTAGCAGCAACGTCCCGTCGAAAAAACTACTTACAATTCTCCGCCATCTCGACAGCATGTCTACACTCGATtcttacaaaaatgccctacgTAATGTCGTTACTCTTGAAAACAAGTAACAGATCTTTTCCGGGCCAGTAGTATCAGCTAGCTGGAACGTTGTACCGTCTACGTGGTTTTGTGTAGACCAATGTTCAAATCAGAAGATATGGAAATGAGAAGGGGGCATGAGTGGAGCCATACAGCTTTGAAAACCCGTTTCTGATGAGCACTTATAGACTGAGAAGGCTTGTTGGCATTGTATCTGATATCGAATATGTGGATCAATGGATCTGCGGTACCAGATGAGATGTATAAGCCGTCGGGAGACCAGGCCTGATTGATCAGAGCTGACTGAGATTCACTGCTCTCTTGCTTCCACCCAAAAGCATGGATTTCTGTTTGCCTCAGTCTGATATCAAATAGTCGGAGCTGCTTCTCATGCGTCCTGCGTGTTATAAACAGGTTAACATTAAAAAAAGttcatataaatatacatagaAACTGTAACTGAAGAAAAGCCTTCGTCCAAAATGTATACATGTATTAAGTTAATCAAATATATGATTAATAATAAAGTATAGCAAGGCAACGGCTCTTCCAAAAGACTGCTGATGGTTAATAATATAAATACACGTCAAAAACCATGAGGCGTCTTCACAAATAATATGAGGCAGCATACAAATGCATAAAGTGAACAAAACGGGATTCGGTTCTAGGAGCACTGACAAGGCGAATATCAAGACAGCACACGTATTGATGATATGAATATTCTGGATGAAAAATCAGTGTTTCTCACCCTGATTGAACCATGAAGAGATTAAAGTCGCAAGGATTTGGCAAGACACTCATGCATTTACTTTCTATCTGATGCTTAAACTCTGCTCTTCCCGTGTTAGCGTCAAACCCAACAATTCTCTTGTCTGCTCCAGCTGATAGTATCATCTGCTTTTGGAACATCCCGGCTACTCCCATAACAGCAGATGAATGCATATTCCTATGCAATGTCTTTGGTTTCCATACATTCTCCGCATCCGTCTCTTTCCAGATTATAACAGCATGATCACTACCACCAGTGACAAAACAGGTATCCTCCCAAGGGGGAAAAACTATGTTGTTAATGATCCCTCTCACATGAGGCTTATCTTCAAAGAAAGTAACACGACCTTTCTGTAAATGCACAAAATGCGAAGAATCAGCATGTCAATTCTCTAAATTTGGAACTCATGGGCAGAGGGCATGCTGCTCAAACCTCAGTGTACCCCACACGCAATTGCAACAATTAATTTTAAACGTAGCCCTTACCCCTTGTGTTATATTTAGATCTAGAACCGATACTTGCGAGTCACCACCATCAGCACTATACACAGAAAATAGTCTGTTTCCATCAGGATGCCAGGCAATATCTTCTGGCCATCTCCTGTTTGGGGATACACAATCAGTAGAACTAAGCCGAGAAGCACTAGACCTGcaattaaaagaaacaaaagggaTGCCTACTCAGTTGTGCAAAGTAGAAGTGCATGCCTGGAAATTTGAGAGCACTGCTTAAGACCTGAGATGGAAAATTGAAACTGCAAGAATTTACAAATCCTGAGGTCATGGCACGAAGATATAATCACAGTTTTGCCTTTCAAAACAGATCAAGGAATAGTAGCCACATAAATACCCCCACCGGTTTTTGAAACAAAGAGATACTGCACCTCCTTAGTCAATTTAGGACATACAGTCCACCAACAGTCAGAATACATCTCTATCAAAGGCATGCAATCATATAACTATGCTCGGATACATGCTTTTCCTAATATATACAAAAAATAGGAGAAAGCTCGACTATATGACCTTATGTTCATTTTGATTTACTTTATGTTGCTACCGAGAACACAATTATGAAGTtaagaaataataatttaaaatgaTGAGATTTGGACATTACCCCTTGGACTGAACTTGCCAGAAGTTGACTACTCCATCCAAAGCACTGCAAACATTCCAAAGCACTTGTTAAAATTCATCATGTTTGCTAACGTTTGATGCATCTTGTAGTTACTAGTTGTAGCCTTGTAGGACAAAGTAACCAATATACTTCAAGCTTTCTTTTACACTTCAGTTTCAAATGTAAATTCATTCCATTGCCTCTTGTTAGGCTGCTTACACAAATTATTTTGTATCTCTTAATAACTTAAAATTTCAGGATAAGGATTCAATTTCGTTTAACATAGTACAAGAGAATACTACCAACTTATGAACAAGAAAGATACATTAGTTCCGAAGCAGGGCCATAATCTATAATTAATAGTTAATACACATTAATATGTGCACAACTACCTGAAAGGGATAAAGTTATATGATATTTTGAGAATTTGATATGTATGTTACAGATTTAAAGTTAGAGGCTAATTCACACCCAAAGACAACTATTAACCCAAAGATCTGGACACAGGAAAACACAGCTTAATCTTATAACCGGAGGAAATAAATACACCCCCACTTTACTTTCCCCACATAT
Encoded proteins:
- the LOC114825345 gene encoding uncharacterized protein isoform X2, whose translation is MQLGEAERRLTDTEIKLARLRRQDRVGSTRSSPGTGTNSVKVECRSTSPIHLYEGSSRHQHQSKTELFIPAVGPKVSHPTTVAGSSGKAPVSSSAQASPSVSSQSVSANRMKGDKSYRNSSKQEVEVQDKGTKRKFEKKEHKELVPLVHTSSQPCKINCYASSHISSQHKRKLRSLSLCPVNDQLFVTSALDGVVNFWQVQSKGSSASRLSSTDCVSPNRRWPEDIAWHPDGNRLFSVYSADGGDSQVSVLDLNITQGKGRVTFFEDKPHVRGIINNIVFPPWEDTCFVTGGSDHAVIIWKETDAENVWKPKTLHRNMHSSAVMGVAGMFQKQMILSAGADKRIVGFDANTGRAEFKHQIESKCMSVLPNPCDFNLFMVQSGTHEKQLRLFDIRLRQTEIHAFGWKQESSESQSALINQAWSPDGLYISSGTADPLIHIFDIRYNANKPSQSISAHQKRVFKAVWLHSCPLLISISSDLNIGLHKTT
- the LOC114825345 gene encoding uncharacterized protein isoform X1, with the translated sequence MSALKKPKTEDVEIIDGGGEQAANKVKMAEEENGYPDSRQEQEEALVALIEHRTREVHHLRNRVSYYKTQLGEAERRLTDTEIKLARLRRQDRVGSTRSSPGTGTNSVKVECRSTSPIHLYEGSSRHQHQSKTELFIPAVGPKVSHPTTVAGSSGKAPVSSSAQASPSVSSQSVSANRMKGDKSYRNSSKQEVEVQDKGTKRKFEKKEHKELVPLVHTSSQPCKINCYASSHISSQHKRKLRSLSLCPVNDQLFVTSALDGVVNFWQVQSKGSSASRLSSTDCVSPNRRWPEDIAWHPDGNRLFSVYSADGGDSQVSVLDLNITQGKGRVTFFEDKPHVRGIINNIVFPPWEDTCFVTGGSDHAVIIWKETDAENVWKPKTLHRNMHSSAVMGVAGMFQKQMILSAGADKRIVGFDANTGRAEFKHQIESKCMSVLPNPCDFNLFMVQSGTHEKQLRLFDIRLRQTEIHAFGWKQESSESQSALINQAWSPDGLYISSGTADPLIHIFDIRYNANKPSQSISAHQKRVFKAVWLHSCPLLISISSDLNIGLHKTT